The genomic DNA CTCATAGTCATGTGCGTCACTAACATATGTATTTTTGGATACATAGTGACTGACTGGACAACGCTCCTTTTGGATAACTTTGCAGCATTTAGGAAGTGTCTGCTGGAGCCCAAGGGCTTTTGTAGATTGTCACAGGAAAGGCCATCAATCTATAATCTCCAATTCTATAATATAACATAGTATACCTTTTTTCATGATTCATTTGTTTCTGCTTGAAGCCATGAGTAAGCAATCAGTCAAGTTCGGCCTTGAAAATTCTGAAGGTAGAAATCCTCTAGCGTCCATTTTTTATTATATTATTTTGCTAGAATGTAGCTCTGACTGAAACTGGAAAATATACTGCTGCTGGATCGAAACCAGCGAGTTGATATAGCTAGAGTTTGAAGAGAAAGGGAACggaaagaaaagcaataAAACGAGTCTAGCTGTAACTGGAACAATGATATACTGGATGAACTGACATCCTTGATGGTATGCTTCTTCACTGACAACTTCATCTTACCTCCTATTCAGGCTGGGACGGTTATAGTCCATTTTCGGGTTGTAGCCCTACTTCCGAGTTTCCAGGGCGGTCACCCCACTACATTACCATAACACAAATCTGTGCAGCACGCTGCacaataaaaaaaaaaaaagtataaGTAGGTAGAAGGTCAGCAAAAAGTAgtagaagaagaaggtcaaGTTTGCGTTTAATTCTCTTTGAATACGTCTTCCCAGCTGAGGTTGACCAGTACAAAGAACAGACATGGTAAGCTGTACAACTAATGGACTTAACAGCAGTATGCTAATTCTCGTATTCAAGGCGGCTCTTTCTAGAGTTGTCAGTTTGCACCCAGCCAACTTGGCTCTGAAGTCTCTGCAGGCATTGTGTCTAGCGTCTGTTCATTTCGAACATAGAACGTTTCTCGACAGTGTTGATCCTGACGGCAAAGCACTCTTGGACATCTGTCGGAACCTGCAGAAAGAAGGATATCGCCAAGAAGACATAACCCGCCTAAACACCAACTCAATACTTGATGAGCACATCAGATGGGTCTCAAAGAGTATTACTGATGACGGTCTCACCAAGTTAGCCATCCTTACTTGGAGCGTTGATGCATCAACCCAATTGCTATCCCAAGAGCTTTTTCACTTTATCGTCCGCCTATATGAGGAATTCAACACCTTGTATCCCACACTCCACACATCATACAGCAGGTTCGCCGAAATTGATTCAACAAACCGGTTATTTAAACAGGATTTCAGAAAACTTCTCGACTCCCTCAAGGATCGTTTGACACATAAATGGAATGTCATATGGAAATGCACATATTTGGGGCGACAAACCACTGTGTCATATTTAGCATTGCCTCGAAATTGTCTGCTAGCTATGGATAACTCTTTCAGCCGTGATTCTTGGGAACATCACACTATCTCCGCCAGCGCCATTTATTCCAATTTTCAGAACGAAGGCACCCGTCCGAGACAACCAGAACATCCGGATAATTCATCATTCAAGAAGGAGGGaaatgatgaagaggagcgAGGATTGGGCAGCCATGTCAGTGAGGTTCAAAATCATACTGTCCTTTCAGCGGAACCTGCACAAGCTCATGACACCAAGCGAGAACAATTGGTCGATGAGGTTAGCAGGATCTATGCCGGATTAAAGATGGTGGAGAATAAGTGCATTGAAACAACCAAGCAGCACACCGAGTCGTCAAACAGATTGCCGGATTGTCAATGGCAGGCTCTAATTTATTTGCACCGGATACTGCTCCAGGAGCATCATGACTTCTTTCTTGCCACGCAGCACCCGTCTGCGAGCCTGGCTTTGAAACAGTTACCTGAGAGGTACGCCATGCCGGCCCGCATGTGGCACTATGGTATCCATTCATTTCTGGAATTATTGCGCAATCAACTTCCAGACTTGCTGGAATGTACACTTACATTCCTTTACTGGGCGTATTCAATGATGACCCTATTTCTGGAAAGTGTTCCCGCGTTTGAAGATACCTGGATTGAATGTCTTGGTGATTTGGCCCGATACGGCATGGCCGTCGAAGATTCCATTGCTCGAGATTGCGAGAACTGGGCCGGCGTGGCCCGGTACTGGTATCACAAAGCAGCAGATAAGAATCCAAACTTTGGCCGGATCCAACATCACTTTGCTGTTCTTGCCTGCCCAGACATGCTTCAAGAGCTGTTTTACTACACAAAGAGTCTTGTCAGTGTCGACCCGTTCCCTCCTGCTGGAGAGAAAATTAAGTTGTTATTTCGCCGCGTTCAGAACGAACCTAAGCCTGATAATCAACCGACAGTTGCTGTGTTTATGACTATTCATGGAAAACTGTTCGCGCAACGTCCTCTGTCTGGTTTCAAGACGCTCATGAATGCATATCTGCTCTGTCTGGACAAATTCATCGGTCAACTTGGGAGTGAGTTCAAGATGCATGGCGTTTTTATCGCATCGTGCAATTTCGCTGCCGTTTTTCAGTATGGGTCTACTGATGCTGTGCTGTCTAATGAGTTCAAGGAGAGCTTGGCACAAGAAAAGACCAGTCTGACTTCATCAAAGAATTGGACGCCTGTTGAGAACTTGGACACAATTGAGGCTGAGTTTTGCGAGTATAAGAACTCACAATCCCAGAAAAGACTGGTCTACTACGGTGCTCATGTCACCTTCAAGACTTTGTCTGCCTTACTGGATCAGATTGGCAACAAGAATGTCTTTCCAGCAGTGCACGCCTATTTGGCCTTTATCTGGTGCATGACTCGCAATAACAACAGCATAAGACATATCGAACTAGTTGTGCCATGGAGAAAACTCACTGTGTTCCTCAATGCGATGATCTGGAGCAACATAGATTTTCGCGTCATGGAAAGGGATGAGATCCCTATTGTAGAGGACAGGAAGTGTTTCCCAGAAGATTTCCTTTTCCGTGGGCAGGTCTGGAGTCAGCGATACTTCTCTGCTGACTATTTCGAGGGTGCTTTGGCAGAGGATGATGGACGCTCAGTTGAGGTGCTGTCCCTGACCGTTGCGAGAATGTATCGATGTTTATGGTTAGGGGTTCAACTTGCAAAGGTTCGTTTTTTGTCCACTTTATTCGAGGCGAATACTGATATTAGCTGTAGCTCGACCGTTGGATCATATATGATGCGTCAACTTCCCCCAAATTTTCTGTGACACAATTTACCCTAAACCTCGAAAACCGCGCTCGAAGTTTTGATCTATGAGATACACTGGCCTTCGTTGGGCACCcacccttttttttttttcattcttttttAATTTAGTTGATACGTTTCCCGGTCTATAGAGAAGCCAAGTTATCAGGTTCATCAAACACTGCGAAACGGGCAATATGGGACAATAATAGAGCCCTATCCCTCAGTCTTCATATCGATAGTAAATTCAGAAACTTCTACGTATACTCAATGGCCAAAGGAACGCGATAGTATTTGAAAAAGAGTTATACTAACTTTATAATTTTGATTAACATCTTCAGTAATGACTACTTTTTTTGGGATTTGAATTAGAAGAGTACGACACAGATAGTATGGACCTGGATGGGTAGGAACTAAGACGACACATGTATTTTGCTATTCAGAAGTTTTTGCAGATCGAGCAAACGGGATTTTCATTTAATACGCATTGAAAAAAGCACATCCTACGATTCAAGCCGTATGGGCATACATTAATTAACAAAGTATCTCAGATTCTGTACATCTTCCAGGATGCACGGGACTTGACCATGGAATTTAGCGCATGTAGATGCCTTGTCTAATGGAAAAAAGctcttttcatttttttgGCTGACATATCCGATTACTAGGAAGAATATAAAAGCCCATTATAGTCTGTAATCCCTACGATTTCTAGTAGTTGACTCAAAACACATCGAAACAAGTCTTTGCCATTGTTGTGTTTGCGAATATTTACATTAGTCATCCACCATGGACAATCATTTGGAGTGGTGGACGCTGCCCGACGATGGCATAACCTCCGACATGGAAAGTTTGGGATACGAGATCCATAAAGTCCCGGAGTCCCTGGAAGAACTCCGGGAAATCGAGGAGGAACCTAGCGATGAGAATCCAGAATACTCCACAGAACAGTTCTCATATTGGAAGGGAGGACTTGATTGCTTTGAGTTCGTGATGTCTGAACCGGTACGCTGATCCATTCAACACCAAGTGAATCCATCTAAATCAAACGAGCAGGTAACCCGCCGAATTGAAGGGATATTTGGAACGAATCTCATACGTCTCAGAAGACAAGGGCCGGTTGTGGTTCAGTTCAAACAGAACTCGATAGAGTCGCACTTGATGAGAGCTCACCCGTCACGTGATAATACCGTGTCAATTTTCCGCCCACTGAGACATGATGCTAGCTGGTATAACGGTCTGTTCGAAGTGTATACATCTTCCCACCATCAGACCCCAGAGCAATTTCAGAGCTCCCTGAAAGACGCGCACAAGCTGGTTGTGAAACCAAATGAATGTCTGCTCGTGAAGGGAGGACTTCGTATCAAGCCGTCACCACATGGTGATGCTCGAATGATATGGGTGGGATATTCAAC from Aspergillus chevalieri M1 DNA, chromosome 1, nearly complete sequence includes the following:
- a CDS encoding uncharacterized protein (COG:S;~EggNog:ENOG410PHB6;~InterPro:IPR018834,IPR011990;~go_function: GO:0005515 - protein binding [Evidence IEA]) → MDNSFSRDSWEHHTISASAIYSNFQNEGTRPRQPEHPDNSSFKKEGNDEEERGLGSHVSEVQNHTVLSAEPAQAHDTKREQLVDEVSRIYAGLKMVENKCIETTKQHTESSNRLPDCQWQALIYLHRILLQEHHDFFLATQHPSASLALKQLPERYAMPARMWHYGIHSFLELLRNQLPDLLECTLTFLYWAYSMMTLFLESVPAFEDTWIECLGDLARYGMAVEDSIARDCENWAGVARYWYHKAADKNPNFGRIQHHFAVLACPDMLQELFYYTKSLVSVDPFPPAGEKIKLLFRRVQNEPKPDNQPTVAVFMTIHGKLFAQRPLSGFKTLMNAYLLCLDKFIGQLGSEFKMHGVFIASCNFAAVFQYGSTDAVLSNEFKESLAQEKTSLTSSKNWTPVENLDTIEAEFCEYKNSQSQKRLVYYGAHVTFKTLSALLDQIGNKNVFPAVHAYLAFIWCMTRNNNSIRHIELVVPWRKLTVFLNAMIWSNIDFRVMERDEIPIVEDRKCFPEDFLFRGQVWSQRYFSADYFEGALAEDDGRSVEVLSLTVARMYRCLWLGVQLAKLDRWIIYDASTSPKFSVTQFTLNLENRARSFDL